Proteins from one Pseudomonas grandcourensis genomic window:
- a CDS encoding DUF4440 domain-containing protein, with the protein MTDYTEYFEEVIQAHVAIEQWLAEERDASELEKLLTRFSPQFSMVSPLGRVLDFDALNELFTLAGGKKLGFRIELSELRGIALYDGGATVSYREQQTDATGLHSDRRSTVVFEKQADGRVIWRHLHETFCKE; encoded by the coding sequence ATGACCGACTACACCGAATACTTCGAAGAAGTGATCCAGGCCCACGTGGCCATCGAACAATGGCTGGCCGAAGAACGCGACGCATCCGAACTCGAAAAACTGCTGACACGTTTTTCTCCGCAGTTCTCCATGGTCTCGCCACTCGGCAGGGTGCTGGATTTTGACGCGCTGAACGAATTGTTCACCCTGGCGGGCGGCAAGAAGCTCGGGTTCCGCATCGAGCTCAGCGAGCTACGCGGTATTGCGCTGTACGACGGCGGCGCGACCGTGAGTTACCGCGAGCAACAGACCGATGCCACCGGGCTGCATTCGGATCGTCGCTCGACCGTAGTGTTCGAGAAGCAGGCGGATGGCCGGGTGATCTGGCGGCATTTGCATGAGACGTTTTGCAAGGAGTGA
- a CDS encoding efflux transporter outer membrane subunit, with translation MPRRISRALQPLSVLALTLAISGCIGTGGIAPQGKALEANSLATDEAIQSAAQDAHWPTAQWWQAYGDPQLNRWIDLALQGSPTLAMAAARVRQARSMASVAEAAESLQINGDATLKRHNWPTDQFYGPGELANSTTWDNNAALGFSYALDLWGRESNATERAVDMAHMSVAEARQAQLELQDNIVRVYIELSLHYAQRDIVEATLKQQQQILELAQKRLNGGIGTHFEVSQAETPLPETHRQIDALDEEVALSRNQLAALAGKGPGEGAQLQRPTLSLGAPLKLPSSLPAQLLGQRPDVVASRWQVAAQARGIDVAHAGFYPNVDLVGSLGYMATGGGALEFLTGKKLNYSVGPAISLPIFDGGRLRAELGEASAGYDIAVAKYNQTLVNALKNISDQLIRRESMDKQQAFAAESVATAQKTYDIAMIAYQRGLTDYLNVLNAQTLLFKQQQVQQQVQAARLSAHAQLVTALGGGLGAGNDVPNAEQTQAPKTPSLLR, from the coding sequence GTGCCGCGTCGCATCAGCAGAGCGCTTCAGCCGCTCAGTGTTTTGGCTTTAACCCTGGCAATCAGCGGCTGCATCGGAACCGGAGGTATTGCCCCGCAGGGCAAGGCGCTGGAGGCCAATTCACTGGCCACCGACGAAGCGATCCAGAGCGCCGCGCAGGATGCGCACTGGCCCACGGCGCAATGGTGGCAAGCCTATGGCGACCCGCAACTGAATCGCTGGATCGACCTCGCCCTGCAAGGCAGCCCGACCCTGGCCATGGCCGCCGCCCGGGTGCGTCAGGCCAGGTCCATGGCCAGCGTGGCCGAAGCGGCCGAGTCGCTGCAGATCAATGGCGATGCCACCCTCAAGCGTCACAACTGGCCTACCGACCAGTTCTATGGCCCCGGTGAGCTGGCCAACAGCACCACCTGGGACAATAACGCGGCGCTGGGTTTCAGCTATGCCCTCGACCTCTGGGGCCGTGAAAGCAATGCCACCGAGCGTGCCGTGGACATGGCGCACATGAGCGTCGCCGAAGCGCGCCAGGCTCAGCTCGAATTGCAGGACAACATCGTACGGGTCTACATCGAGCTGTCGTTGCATTACGCTCAGCGGGACATCGTCGAAGCGACCTTGAAGCAGCAACAGCAGATTCTCGAGCTGGCGCAAAAACGCCTGAACGGGGGGATCGGCACTCATTTCGAGGTCAGCCAGGCCGAGACGCCGCTGCCGGAAACCCATCGCCAGATCGACGCCCTCGACGAAGAAGTCGCCTTGAGCCGCAACCAGCTCGCCGCCCTCGCCGGCAAAGGGCCGGGGGAGGGCGCCCAGTTGCAGCGGCCGACGCTGTCGCTGGGTGCGCCACTGAAACTGCCATCGTCGCTGCCGGCGCAATTGCTCGGCCAACGCCCGGACGTGGTCGCCAGTCGCTGGCAAGTGGCGGCGCAGGCGCGGGGTATCGATGTCGCCCATGCCGGTTTCTACCCGAACGTCGATCTGGTCGGCAGCCTCGGCTACATGGCCACTGGCGGTGGGGCCCTGGAGTTCTTGACCGGCAAGAAACTCAACTACAGCGTGGGGCCGGCGATTTCGTTGCCGATCTTCGATGGCGGACGCTTGCGTGCGGAGCTGGGTGAAGCCTCGGCGGGTTATGACATCGCCGTGGCCAAGTACAACCAGACCCTGGTCAACGCGCTGAAAAACATTTCCGACCAGTTGATCCGTCGCGAGTCCATGGACAAGCAACAGGCTTTCGCCGCCGAGTCGGTGGCCACGGCGCAGAAGACCTACGACATCGCGATGATCGCCTACCAGCGTGGCCTCACCGACTACCTCAACGTGCTCAATGCCCAGACCTTGTTGTTCAAGCAGCAGCAAGTGCAGCAGCAGGTTCAGGCGGCGCGATTGAGCGCCCATGCGCAATTGGTGACGGCGCTCGGCGGTGGTCTTGGTGCCGGTAATGACGTGCCGAACGCCGAACAGACCCAGGCGCCGAAAACTCCGAGCCTTTTGCGTTGA
- a CDS encoding efflux RND transporter periplasmic adaptor subunit, with protein MRIQKNPALLVALLIVLAALGLWYANKPAKAKLATPTAIPVRVVAVAEKDVPRYVSGIGSVLSLHSVVVRPQIDGILTKIMVKEGQLVKKDDLLATIDDRSIRASLDQARAQLGESQAQLQVALVNLKRYKLLSVDDGVSKQTYDQQQALVNQLKATAQGNQASIDAAQVQLSYTQIRSPVTGRVGIRTVDEGNFLRMTDTQGLFTVTQIDPIAVEFSLPQQMLPTLQGLINDPQHARVKAYIGADTDGETGNLLGEGHLTLIDNQINANTGTIRAKAEFDNAGQKLWPGLLVTVKIQTALDKDALVVPPNVVQRGLDQHYVYRLKGDKVETVPVQMVYQDSRLNIIKGVQAGDQLVSDGQSRLKPGSVVQVLTEPPQVVQSEPTP; from the coding sequence ATGCGAATCCAGAAAAACCCCGCCCTGCTCGTCGCCCTTCTGATCGTCCTGGCAGCGCTGGGCCTGTGGTACGCCAACAAACCGGCCAAGGCCAAACTCGCCACCCCCACCGCCATCCCCGTGCGCGTGGTCGCCGTCGCCGAAAAAGACGTACCGCGCTACGTCAGCGGCATCGGTTCGGTACTGTCCCTGCACAGCGTCGTAGTCCGCCCGCAAATCGACGGTATTCTCACCAAAATCATGGTCAAGGAAGGCCAACTGGTGAAAAAAGACGACCTGCTGGCCACCATCGACGACCGCTCGATCCGCGCCAGCCTCGACCAGGCCCGGGCTCAACTCGGAGAAAGCCAGGCCCAGCTGCAAGTGGCGCTGGTCAACCTTAAACGCTACAAACTGCTGAGCGTTGACGACGGCGTTTCCAAGCAGACCTACGACCAGCAACAGGCGCTGGTGAACCAACTCAAAGCCACCGCCCAAGGCAATCAGGCTTCAATCGATGCAGCTCAGGTACAACTTTCCTACACACAGATTCGTTCCCCGGTGACCGGTCGTGTCGGCATTCGCACGGTGGACGAAGGCAACTTCCTGCGCATGACCGACACCCAAGGCCTGTTCACGGTGACCCAGATCGACCCGATCGCCGTGGAGTTCTCCCTGCCGCAGCAAATGCTGCCGACCCTGCAGGGCCTGATCAACGACCCACAGCATGCCCGGGTCAAGGCCTACATCGGTGCCGACACCGATGGCGAAACCGGCAACCTGCTCGGCGAAGGTCACCTGACCCTGATCGACAACCAGATCAACGCCAACACCGGCACCATCCGCGCCAAGGCCGAATTCGACAACGCCGGGCAGAAACTCTGGCCGGGCCTGCTGGTGACAGTAAAAATTCAGACAGCACTGGATAAAGATGCACTGGTCGTACCGCCCAACGTCGTTCAGCGCGGCCTCGATCAACATTACGTCTACCGGCTCAAGGGTGACAAAGTCGAAACCGTACCCGTGCAGATGGTCTATCAGGACAGCCGCCTGAACATCATCAAAGGCGTGCAGGCTGGCGATCAATTGGTCAGCGATGGCCAATCGCGCCTCAAGCCCGGTTCGGTGGTACAGGTGCTGACCGAGCCGCCGCAGGTGGTGCAATCGGAGCCGACGCCATGA
- a CDS encoding multidrug transporter, which translates to MFIGVLLVITWLILLLRYPAKALPVSLAAAVGLGIVATWVIWMDHRELKQLQRLELRISYAPQQCPADRPLKLTLNNGNDVPLTELRWRVAAYAPGDTVNLADNQYTAPRYRGPGELQAGGNWEDCLPLPPLRPGYRPETLEFRAERLQGSFSD; encoded by the coding sequence ATGTTCATCGGCGTCCTGCTGGTCATCACCTGGCTGATCCTGTTGCTGCGCTATCCGGCCAAGGCCTTGCCCGTATCCCTGGCGGCTGCCGTGGGGCTGGGCATCGTCGCGACCTGGGTCATCTGGATGGACCACCGCGAACTCAAGCAACTGCAGCGCCTGGAGTTGCGCATCAGTTACGCACCGCAGCAGTGTCCCGCCGATCGCCCATTGAAATTGACCCTGAACAACGGCAATGACGTGCCGCTGACTGAGTTGCGCTGGCGGGTCGCGGCGTATGCACCGGGCGATACGGTGAACCTGGCCGACAATCAATATACCGCCCCGCGTTATCGTGGCCCCGGCGAACTGCAGGCCGGTGGCAACTGGGAAGACTGTTTGCCGCTGCCGCCACTGCGTCCTGGCTACCGTCCGGAAACCCTGGAGTTTCGCGCCGAGCGATTGCAGGGTAGTTTTTCCGACTGA
- a CDS encoding SDR family oxidoreductase: MPVALITGCSSGIGRALADAFKVAGYEVWASARRAEDVAMLSAAGFTAVQLDVNDGVALEQLSERINQECGGLDVLINNAGYGAMGPLLDGGVPAMQRQFETNVFAVVGVTRAMFPVLRRSKGLVVNIGSVSGVLVTPFAGAYCASKAAVHALSDALRMELAPFGVRVMEVQPGAIASSFARNAGHEAEQLISEKSPWFPLREGIRARAKASQDNPTPANEFAAGLLKAVQQDKPPRLIRLGNGSRALPLLAGLLPKGLLESGLMKRFGLRGHL; encoded by the coding sequence ATGCCCGTTGCGTTGATTACCGGTTGTTCCAGCGGCATTGGCCGCGCCCTTGCCGATGCGTTCAAGGTCGCCGGCTATGAAGTCTGGGCCAGTGCGCGCAGGGCCGAAGATGTCGCCATGCTGAGCGCTGCCGGATTTACCGCCGTGCAACTTGACGTCAACGACGGTGTAGCCCTTGAGCAATTGAGCGAGCGCATCAACCAGGAATGCGGTGGTCTCGACGTGCTGATCAACAACGCGGGTTATGGCGCCATGGGGCCGCTGCTCGATGGCGGCGTACCGGCCATGCAACGCCAGTTCGAAACCAATGTGTTCGCTGTCGTTGGCGTCACTCGCGCGATGTTTCCCGTGCTGCGCCGGAGCAAAGGATTGGTGGTGAATATCGGCAGTGTTTCGGGTGTGTTGGTCACGCCATTCGCCGGCGCCTACTGCGCCTCGAAAGCCGCCGTGCATGCCTTGAGCGATGCCTTGCGCATGGAACTGGCGCCATTCGGCGTGCGGGTCATGGAAGTCCAGCCGGGGGCCATCGCATCCAGCTTCGCCAGGAATGCCGGGCACGAAGCCGAGCAACTGATCAGCGAAAAATCGCCATGGTTCCCGCTGCGCGAAGGCATACGCGCCCGGGCTAAAGCCTCTCAGGACAACCCGACCCCGGCCAATGAATTCGCCGCAGGTTTGCTCAAGGCTGTACAGCAGGACAAGCCGCCGCGACTGATTCGCCTGGGCAATGGCAGCCGCGCGCTGCCGCTGCTGGCCGGGTTGTTACCCAAGGGGCTGCTGGAATCAGGGCTGATGAAGCGGTTCGGGTTGCGTGGGCATCTCTGA
- a CDS encoding HlyD family secretion protein, protein MKKFFSLLATLLVLALALWIGRSLWEHYMNTPWTRDGRVRADIINVAADVTGEVVDVPVSDNQLVKKGDLLMQIDPEHYRLAVKQAQSLVASRKATWEMRKVNAHRRADMDNLVISRENRDDASNLADSALADYQQAQAQLEAAELNLKRTEVRAAVDGYVTNLNVHRGDYARIGEAKMAVVDMNSFWVYGFFEETKLPHVRVGDKADMQLMSGEVLKGHVESISRGIYDRDNPESRELIADVNPTFNWVRLAQRVPVRIHIDEVPEGVLLAAGITCTVVVKQGDGA, encoded by the coding sequence ATGAAAAAGTTTTTCAGCCTGCTCGCGACCTTGCTGGTGCTGGCCCTCGCGCTGTGGATCGGCCGCTCCCTGTGGGAGCACTACATGAACACGCCATGGACCCGTGACGGCCGCGTGCGCGCCGATATCATCAACGTCGCCGCCGACGTCACCGGCGAAGTGGTGGACGTGCCGGTGAGCGACAACCAGTTGGTGAAGAAGGGCGATTTGTTGATGCAGATCGACCCCGAGCACTACCGTCTGGCGGTCAAGCAGGCGCAAAGCCTGGTGGCATCGCGCAAGGCGACCTGGGAGATGCGCAAGGTCAACGCCCATCGTCGCGCCGATATGGACAACCTGGTGATCTCCCGGGAAAACCGTGACGACGCCAGTAACCTCGCCGACTCGGCCCTGGCCGATTACCAGCAGGCCCAGGCGCAACTGGAAGCCGCCGAACTCAACCTCAAGCGCACTGAAGTCCGTGCAGCGGTGGATGGCTACGTCACCAACCTCAATGTGCATCGCGGCGACTACGCGCGAATCGGCGAGGCGAAAATGGCCGTGGTCGACATGAACTCGTTCTGGGTCTACGGCTTCTTCGAAGAAACCAAGCTGCCCCATGTGCGCGTCGGAGATAAGGCCGACATGCAACTGATGAGCGGCGAAGTGCTCAAGGGTCATGTGGAAAGCATTTCTCGCGGAATCTACGACCGCGACAACCCGGAGAGCCGAGAGCTGATTGCCGATGTGAACCCGACGTTCAACTGGGTGCGTCTGGCGCAACGAGTGCCGGTGCGCATTCACATCGATGAAGTGCCGGAGGGGGTGCTGTTGGCGGCGGGGATTACTTGTACGGTGGTGGTCAAGCAAGGTGATGGTGCATAA
- a CDS encoding FUSC family protein produces MTPLPAPLRWLYSLEWRRGFFDWARSDGVTWVYIFKVLFAAFLTLWLAMRLELPQPRTAMITVFIVMQPQSGQVFAKSFYRFLGTLAGSAVMVALIALFAQNTELFLGSLAIWVGICTAGAARCRNFRAYGFVLAGYTAAMVGLPALAHPEGAFMAAVWRVLEISLGILCSTLVSAAILPQSASAAMRNALYQRFGVFALFVTDGLRGRSQREAFEAGNVRFIAEAVGLEGLRSVTVFEDPHMRRRNGRLSRLNSEFMGITTRFNALHQLLERLRSSAADQVVAAIKPGLQDLAELLDGFSGRALTSADAARLVTVLSAYKEGLPARVRCLRATFQQSNPSDAGQLDFHTAYELLYRFVDDLHSYAQTHASLADHSHERERWDEPFTPQTNWMAAAASGIRAAFILAVLGSYWVATAWPSGATMTLIAAATVGLSAATPNPKRMAFQMACGTLLGALIGFVEMFFIFPWIDGFPLLCVMLAPVIVLGSFLTSRPQYVGVGLGLLIFFSTGSVPDNLTVYNPYTFINDYIAMVLGMLVCAAAGAIILPPNSRWLWRRLEQDLRGQVVYAISGKLKGLASSFESRTRDLVHQAYGFAAGQPQVQRDLLRWMFVVLEVGHAIIELRKEQATLPVHPAYAESQPWRQAIRVMGRALVRLFLQPNSSNLERALIAVDHAISRVQSTDEPFAPHFDTSALRRVKSYLHFIRTSLLDPQSPLAAFASSQPQGLAHAS; encoded by the coding sequence ATGACTCCCTTGCCCGCACCCTTGCGCTGGCTGTACTCCCTGGAATGGCGTCGGGGTTTCTTCGACTGGGCACGCAGTGACGGCGTGACCTGGGTCTACATCTTCAAGGTGCTGTTCGCGGCATTCCTGACGCTATGGCTGGCCATGCGCCTGGAGCTGCCGCAACCGCGCACGGCGATGATCACCGTGTTCATCGTCATGCAGCCGCAAAGCGGCCAGGTGTTCGCCAAGAGTTTCTATCGTTTTCTCGGCACCCTGGCCGGGTCGGCGGTGATGGTCGCGCTGATCGCCCTGTTTGCGCAGAACACTGAACTGTTCCTCGGCTCTCTGGCGATCTGGGTCGGTATCTGCACCGCCGGCGCCGCCCGCTGCCGCAACTTCCGCGCCTACGGTTTCGTACTCGCCGGATACACCGCGGCGATGGTCGGCTTGCCCGCGCTGGCCCACCCGGAGGGTGCGTTCATGGCGGCGGTCTGGCGGGTGCTGGAAATCTCGCTGGGCATTCTCTGTTCGACACTGGTCAGTGCCGCCATCCTGCCGCAATCGGCGAGCGCGGCGATGCGCAATGCCTTGTATCAGCGCTTTGGCGTGTTCGCCCTGTTCGTCACCGATGGCTTGCGCGGTCGCAGCCAGCGCGAGGCGTTCGAGGCCGGCAATGTGCGTTTCATCGCCGAAGCCGTGGGCTTGGAAGGCTTGCGTAGCGTTACTGTGTTCGAGGACCCGCACATGCGTCGGCGCAATGGCCGCCTCAGTCGCCTGAACAGCGAGTTCATGGGCATCACCACGCGCTTCAATGCCTTGCACCAGTTGCTCGAACGCCTGCGCAGCAGCGCAGCTGACCAGGTAGTGGCGGCGATCAAGCCGGGCTTGCAGGACCTCGCCGAATTGCTCGACGGCTTCAGCGGTCGTGCCCTGACCAGCGCCGATGCGGCGCGCCTGGTCACGGTGCTGAGCGCCTACAAGGAAGGGTTGCCGGCGCGGGTACGTTGTCTGCGGGCGACGTTCCAGCAGAGCAATCCGAGCGATGCCGGGCAACTGGATTTCCACACCGCCTACGAACTGCTCTATCGCTTCGTCGACGACCTGCACAGTTATGCACAGACCCACGCCTCCCTGGCCGATCACAGTCACGAACGGGAACGCTGGGACGAGCCGTTCACTCCGCAAACCAACTGGATGGCGGCGGCAGCATCGGGGATTCGCGCAGCGTTCATTCTGGCGGTATTGGGCAGCTATTGGGTGGCAACCGCCTGGCCGAGCGGCGCGACCATGACCCTGATTGCCGCCGCGACCGTGGGCCTGTCCGCCGCCACCCCGAACCCCAAGCGCATGGCCTTTCAGATGGCGTGCGGGACATTGCTCGGGGCGCTGATCGGCTTCGTCGAGATGTTTTTCATTTTCCCGTGGATCGACGGATTTCCGTTGCTGTGCGTGATGCTCGCACCGGTGATCGTACTCGGCTCGTTCCTGACTTCGCGGCCGCAGTACGTCGGCGTCGGCCTGGGCTTGCTGATCTTCTTCAGCACCGGTTCGGTGCCGGACAACCTCACGGTCTACAACCCCTACACCTTCATCAACGACTACATCGCCATGGTGCTGGGCATGCTGGTGTGCGCAGCGGCCGGGGCGATCATTCTGCCGCCCAACAGCCGCTGGCTGTGGCGTCGGCTGGAGCAGGACCTGCGTGGTCAGGTGGTGTACGCCATCAGCGGCAAGCTCAAGGGACTGGCGTCGAGTTTCGAAAGCCGCACCCGCGATCTGGTGCATCAGGCCTACGGCTTCGCGGCGGGTCAACCGCAAGTGCAGCGGGACTTGCTGCGCTGGATGTTCGTGGTGCTGGAGGTCGGCCACGCGATCATCGAGTTGCGCAAGGAACAGGCGACTCTGCCGGTGCACCCGGCCTACGCCGAATCCCAGCCGTGGCGCCAGGCGATCCGGGTGATGGGGCGGGCGCTGGTGCGGCTGTTCCTGCAACCGAACAGCAGCAACCTGGAACGCGCGCTGATAGCTGTCGATCATGCGATCAGCCGTGTGCAGTCCACCGACGAACCCTTCGCCCCGCACTTCGATACCTCGGCGTTGCGCCGGGTGAAGAGCTACCTGCACTTCATCCGCACCTCGCTGCTCGATCCGCAATCACCGCTCGCTGCCTTCGCAAGCAGCCAGCCACAAGGACTTGCACATGCCTCGTGA
- a CDS encoding LysR family transcriptional regulator, with the protein MDTLQNMRAFSYVAEAGSFTAAAVQLDTTTANVSRAVSNLEAHLQTRLLNRTTRRIALTEAGKRYLLRCEQILAYVEEAEAEASDAHARPAGQLKVHTMTGIGQHFVIDAIARYRKTHPDVTFDLTMANRVPDLLDEGYDVSIVLASELPDSGFVSQRLGITYSIVCASPAYVKTNGCAQKPSDLLNHACLRLVSPVIPLEKWAFDGPDGQEMVTINSSPFLVNSADAMKSAIISGMGVGVLPLYAAIEGLRNGTLVRVMPNYRSQELNLYAIYPSRQYLDAKIKTWVEYLRGSLPELLAAHQAELAAYELSGSLGGVRVAN; encoded by the coding sequence ATGGACACTTTGCAAAACATGCGCGCCTTCAGTTACGTGGCCGAAGCCGGCAGCTTCACCGCCGCCGCCGTACAACTGGACACCACCACGGCCAACGTCTCGCGCGCGGTCTCCAACCTGGAAGCCCACCTGCAAACCCGCCTGCTCAACCGAACGACCCGCCGTATCGCCCTGACCGAAGCCGGCAAGCGCTACCTGTTGCGCTGCGAACAGATCCTGGCCTACGTCGAAGAAGCCGAAGCCGAGGCCAGCGACGCCCACGCACGCCCGGCCGGGCAACTGAAAGTGCACACCATGACCGGCATCGGCCAGCACTTCGTGATCGACGCCATCGCCCGCTACCGCAAGACCCACCCGGACGTGACCTTCGACCTGACCATGGCCAACCGCGTGCCGGACCTGCTCGACGAGGGCTACGACGTGTCCATCGTCCTCGCCAGCGAACTGCCGGACTCGGGTTTCGTCTCCCAGCGCCTGGGCATCACCTACAGCATCGTTTGCGCCTCCCCGGCCTACGTCAAAACCAACGGCTGCGCACAAAAACCCAGCGACCTGCTCAACCACGCCTGCCTGCGCCTGGTCAGCCCGGTGATTCCGCTGGAGAAGTGGGCCTTCGACGGTCCCGACGGCCAGGAAATGGTCACCATCAACAGCTCACCGTTTCTGGTGAACTCCGCCGACGCGATGAAATCCGCGATCATCAGCGGCATGGGCGTTGGCGTCCTGCCGCTATACGCCGCGATAGAAGGCCTGCGCAACGGCACACTGGTGCGCGTGATGCCCAACTACCGCTCACAGGAACTGAACCTGTATGCGATCTACCCGTCGCGCCAGTACCTGGATGCGAAGATCAAGACTTGGGTCGAGTATTTGCGTGGATCGTTGCCGGAATTGCTGGCCGCGCATCAGGCGGAATTGGCGGCGTATGAACTGAGCGGGAGTCTGGGTGGGGTTCGGGTGGCGAATTGA
- a CDS encoding DUF1656 domain-containing protein, which yields MPREIAFHGVYMPTMTLMFFIAAALAWALDRFLSGFDLYRFFWHPALLRLSLFACLFGALALTVYR from the coding sequence ATGCCTCGTGAAATCGCCTTCCACGGCGTGTACATGCCGACCATGACCCTGATGTTTTTCATCGCGGCGGCGCTGGCCTGGGCGCTGGACCGGTTCCTGTCCGGGTTCGACCTGTACCGTTTTTTCTGGCATCCGGCGTTGCTGCGCCTGAGCCTGTTTGCCTGTCTGTTCGGCGCGTTGGCGCTGACTGTCTACCGTTGA